The sequence ACTTTCTCAAATAACTCAACTGTCAGGAGTTCTTCAAAGTGCTGCAGCTGCAATAGGAAGAGTATTCGAGATTTTAGATGAGCCAGAAGAAAAACCAGATACTGTTCAAGTAGCTTTACCAGAACCCGTTTTCGGCAATGTGGAATTTGAAAATGTGACATTTGGGTATACTAAAGAAAATACGTTGATCAAAAACTTAAACGTCAAAGTAAAAAAAGGGCAAAAAGTCGCTATCGTAGGACCGACTGGAGCTGGTAAAACAACTTTGATCAATTTATTGATGCGCTTTTATGATGTAGATAGCGGAGCCATCAAAATAGATGGAATCGACACAAAAACAATGGCTCGAAAGGATGTCCGGGCTCAGTTTGGAATGGTCCTACAAGATGCTTGGTTGTACAGCGGAACGATTGCGGACAATATTCGGTTTGGAAAATTGGATGCCACCGAATACGAAGTAGTAGATGCTGCTAAGACAGCCAATGTCGATCACTTTATCCGAACGTTACCAGATGGTTACAACATGATTTTAAACCAAGAAGCTTCAAACGTTTCATTGGGACAAAAACAACTGTTGACAATCGCACGAGCGATCATCTCTAACCCTAAAATCTTGATTTTAGATGAAGCAACTAGTTCAGTGGACACTCGTTTGGAAGCCTTGATCCAAAAAGCGATGGAAAAGGTTATGGAAGGCCGCACAAGTTTTGTGATTGCCCATCGCTTATCAACGATTCGCGATGCTGATTTAATTTTAGTCATGGACCAAGGGGAGATCGTTGAGCAAGGCAACCATCAAGAGTTGCTAAGCAAAGGCGGTTTTTACGAGAAACTATACAATAGTCAATTTAAGCAAACAGCAGACTAAAAAAGAATGATTGATCAAAGCAGTTTGGTTTTAAAGCTTACTATAGAAAGGTAGGGTAAAAAAATGCGTAAAAAGATGCTGTTTTTTGATATTGATGGAACGTTGTTAAATGACGAAAAAAAAGCGTTGCCTAGCACTAAGAAAGCCTTGAAAGAATTAAAGGAAAATGGTCATGAAATCGTCATTGCCACTGGGAGAAACTTGAGTTTAGCTCAAAGTGTTATTGATGAATTTGATTTTGATAATTATATTATTTGCAACGGTGCTGCAGGTTATTACCATAATCGCTTAGTTTATGAAAATAAATTAGACCGTTCAGAATTTGATCGTCTGCTTAAAGTGGCTGATACACAAAATCATGCTATCATCTATGAATCGGCAGAGGCCTTGAGAAGACGTCACGCTGAAACAAATATTAAAATGACTGCTGCTATGAAAAGTTTTGGTGCGGGAGTTCCTCCACAAGATCAGGATTACTATTTGCATCATCCCATGTATCAAGGGCTTATCTTTTATTCAGATTCAGAAAAGGCAGCTTATGAAAACGGACAGTTTCCTAAATTTAAATTTATTCGCTGGCATGATAGCGGTGTAGATATCGTACCGCATGATGGTTCTAAAGCACATACCATTTTGAAATTTGCTAAAAGCCAAGGGTTTGATATTGAAGACACAATAGCTTTTGGAGATGGACTGAATGATCTTGAAATGATATCAGAAGTTGGTATCGGAGTAGCAATGGGGAATGCTTTAGAAACAGTAAAATTAAGAGCAGATAAAATCACTTCCAATTGTAATGAAGACGGAATTTATGTTGCATTAAAAGAGCTTCATCTGATATAATGAACGTAAGTTATAAATAAGAGTTAAATCTTATTTATGGGGGTATAGCTCAGTTGGGAGAGTGTTTGGCTGGCAGCCAAAAGGTCAGGGGTTCGAGCCCCCTTACTTCCATCATCAAAAAACGTTGATACTACGGTGTTTATCCCCGATTGTATCAACGTTTTTTATTTTTAAAGTCTGTTTTTACCATTTATGCCCATAGCGTGTCCATAAATTTATTTTTACATCAAAGTAGTGAATCCACTAGGCTTACATTAAGAAAAGGCTTGCTTCATAACAACACAAAAAGAATGCTGCTAAAGTTATCAGCTAACTTTAGCAGCATTCTTTATTTTTCTTTACGATAAAATAGAAACGGTCTCATCTAATTGGAAGGGAGCTTTTTCATTGATATGGTCATAAAACATAATTCCGTTGATATGATCAATTTCGTGTTGAACCACAATGGCAGGATAATTTTTTAAACGAATCTTTTGGTTTTCTCCATTTAAGTCTACATAGGTTATTGTCACACGGCTGTGGCGAGGAACATATCCAGGTACGTCTCGATCGACAGACAAACATCCTTCGCCTTCCGCTAGACAAGCTCCTTGAACAGAATGGCTGACTACTTTTGGATTTAACATCACTGTACTTAAAACGGGTTCATCTGAATCTTCCTCAGTACCAGGAATATGCACTGCAATAATTCGTTTTGAAATATCTAATTGAGGTGCAGCTAAGCCAACACCAGCTCGAAGTTGATATTTTTCAGCCATTTCAGGATCCTGACTGTTTTTTAAAAATTCCAGCATATCGTGGCCGAGTTTTTTTGTTTCTTCATTAATAGGTATAGTTACCTCTTCAGCTGATAAGCGTAAAGTAGGATTGCCTTCCCTGATAATATCATTCATTTTAATCATAGTTGTTCCACTCCTGTGTTTTGGTTGTCGATTATTTAGTATAAAAAGTAATATAGTATCAAACATCTTTATAATTTTAACAGTAAACCCAACAAATTGCACGTAGAATTATATTCAGAAAATTCTGAAGTAAAGCTTTTTTTTCAAAAAGAAGTGTGAGATAATCATGAACAAGAAATAACTACGTCTAAATCATCAGTTGAAGAAAGAAGGGGTCCAGTTTATGGAAGAAGCAAAAAAATATATTGATGAGGTTTATACGAAACTCATTAGTCGAGATCCGAACCAAGTGGAGTTCTTACAGGCTATACAAGAATTCTTCAGCACTATTGAACCTGTCTTTGCTGCACATCCAGAATTTATTGAACAAAACATTTTGGAACGTATAGTCGAACCTGAACGGATCATTCAATTTAGAGTCCCTTGGACAAACGATCAAGGAAGTGTTCAAGTAAATCGTGGTTTCCGTGTTCAGTTTAATTCCGCTATAGGCCCCTACAAAGGCGGTTTGCGTTTTCATCCGAGTGTAAACCAAAGTATCATAAAATTTTTAGGATTTGAACAAATTTTTAAAAACAGCCTAACTGGGCTTCCGATTGGCGGAGGGAAAGGTGGCAGTGATTTTGATCCCAAAGGCAAAACAGATGCAGAAGTGATGCGCTTTTGTCAAAGCTTCATGACTGAATTGCAACGCCATATCGGTCCAGATCTTGATGTACCAGCTGGGGATATCGGAGTGGGCGGAAGAGAAATAGGTTATTTGTATGGACAATATAAACGACTCAATGCTCCTCATGCTGGAATCTTAACTGGAAAGCCGTTGCTTCTGGGAGGAAGTTTAGCTAGAACTGAAGCCACGGGTTATGGAGTCGTTTATTTTATGAAAGAAATGTTGGAAGACAAAGGTCAAACACTAGAAAATAAAAAAGTGGTTGTTTCTGGCAGTGGAAATGTGGCTATCTACGCCATTCAAAAAGTTCAGGAACTTGGAGGAACGGTTATTGCTTGTTCTGATTCAACGGGTTATATCTTTGATCCTATAGGAATTGACTACGCAACAGTCAAACAGCTTAAAGAGGTTGAACGGAAAAGAATTGCAGAATATGTTGCACTTCATCCAACGGCTACTTACCATACAGGAAGCATTTGGGATTTAGAAGAACCTTACCAAATTGCCTTACCTTGTGCTACTCAAAATGAGATTAACGGACGCAAAGCTGAGCAGATGCTAAAACAAGGAGTGATCGCCGTTGCAGAAGGAGCCAACATGCCTGCTGATTTAGAGGCAATCCGTGTTTACCGACAAGCTCGAATTTTATATGGCCCTGGAAAAGCAGCTAATGCTGGCGGCGTGGCAGTCTCTGCTTTAGAAATGAGTCAAAATAGCCAACGGTTAAGTTGGTCCTTTGAAGAAGTTGATGAAAAGTTAAAAGAAATTATGAAAGCTATCTATTATGAAGTACGAGATACTGCTGCACAATATAGTACAAAAGATGATTTTGTTGCCGGAGCAAATATTGCCGGCTTCATTAAAGTTGCAAAAACAATGATTATTCAAGGAGTTATTTAAAAAGAAAAACAGGCCTTTTTAAGAGGTCTGTTTTTCTTTTTTTTAGAACAACTTTGTATTTACAAGAAGAGTTTTCTCTCAAAAAATTTAAAAGAGGAGAAAAATCTTAAAAAATGACTTTAAAATGATAAGGTTAGAAAATTTTAATCTGACAAAACGTTATGTGAAATAAAGAACAAGCGAACATTTTTTATTTATCTGTGTTGATTATAATACAGTTATATTTAAATTATATAACAGTTTTAGCTTAATTTAACGAAATTCTTTAAATAACATTAGAAAAAAACTCTTACAATTTAAAGATAAGGAGAAAAACGTGATGGTGAAAAAAATCACTAGCTTAATTTAATTTAAAGCATTTTAAAATTTCGGCTTAATGTATAAGCTTTTCGTAGGCTGAAGAGGGGTGATATACTTGCATATCAGCTGAAAGCGTGTTAAATTTGAATAGTAAATGGTTTACACTAATACAGTTTAAACGACTGTATAAAACAGCACCTTACAAAAACTAGATTGTAAAGAGAGAGGAATGGGTTACAAATGGCTAACAAGAAACAACCTGTAGATTTCGAAGCATTGTTAAGCACGATTGACGCGGCTTTTCCAATGGTACAAATCTTAGATAAAGATGGAAATGTTGTTAATAAAGACATCATGCCTGATTTATCAGATGACCAATTAGTTGAATTAATGGAGAGAATGGTATGGTCACGTATCTTACATGAACGCTCAATGGCTTTAGCTCGTCAAGGACGTTTAGGTTTTTACGCACCGACTGCTGGACAAGAAGCTTCACAAATGGCAAGTTACTTTGCTTTTGAAAAAGAAGATGAGTTATTCCCAGGATACCGTGATATTCCGCAACTAATTCAACATGGTTTACCTGTTTCACAAGCGTTCTTATGGTCTCGTGGACATGCTGACGGGAATAAATACCCTGCAGATCTACATGCTATGCCTCCACAAATCATTATTGGAGCACAAATCATTCAAGCTGCAGGTGCAGGTATTGGATTGAAAAAACGCGGCAGACAAAATGTTGCTTTCACTTACACTGGTGATGGCGGTTCATCTCAAGGGGACTTTTATGAAGGTATGAACTTTGCTGGAGCTTATAAAGCACCTGTAGTATTCTTCGTACAAAACAATGGCTATGCTATCTCTACCCCTCGTCACAAACAAACTGCAGCGACTACTTTGGCTCAAAAAGCTGTTGCAGCTGGGATTCCAGGAATCCAAGTAGACGGTATGGATCCATTAGCAGTTTATGCTGTTGCTAAACAAGCAAGAGAATGGGCAATTGCTGGGAATGGTCCTGTATTGATTGAGACAGTTACTTCTCGTTTCGGTCCTCACTCTACTTCAGGAGATGACCCAACACGTTACCGTGATCAAGAAAGTTTCGATTACTGGGAACAACGCGATCCACTGATCCGTTTCCGTAACTTCTTAACTGAAAAAGGATTATGGTCTGAAGAAAAAGAACAAGCCTTAATTGAAAAAACACAAGAAGACATTAAAGCCTCAGCTAAAGAAGCTGACCAAGCACCTAAACAAAAAGTTTCAGATTTCTTGAAGAGTATGCATGAAGAACCAACTCAAGTAATCGCTGAGCAAATTGCGGCTTTTGAAGCAAAGGAGAGTAAATAATCATGGCACAAAAAACAATGATCCAAGCGATTACTGAAGCGCTTGAACAAGAAATGGAACGTGACCAAGAGATTTTGGTTTTCGGTGAAGACGTAGGTAAAAATGGCGGAGTTTTCCGTGCTACTGCTGGACTTCAAGAAAAATTTGGTGAAGAGCGTGTTTCTGACACTCCTCTTGCTGAATCAGGTATCGGTGGAATGGCAATTGGACTAGCGCTTCAAGGCTTCCGTCCAGTTCCAGAAATTCAATTTATTGGATTTATTTTCGAAGTAATGGACTCAATCGTTGGACAAGCTGCTCGTACTCGTTACCGTATGAGTGGTACACGTAACTTGCCAATTACAATTCGTATGCCATTTGGTGGAGGAGTTCACACTCCAGAAATGCACTCAGACAACTTGGAAGGATTGATTACTCAATCTCCTGGTATCAAAGTAGTTATTCCATCAAACCCATACGATGCAAAAGGATTGTTGATTTCTTCTATTCGTGATAACGACCCAGTTGTTTTCATTGAACACATGAAATTATATCGTTCTTTCCGTGATGAAGTTCCTGAAGAATCTTACACTGTTCCTCTAGGGAAAGCTGCCATCACTCGTGAAGGTAAAGATGTTTCTGTCATCACTTACGGTGCTATGGTTCGCGAAGCAATCAAAGCAGCTGATGAACTTGAAAAAGAAGGTATCTCAGTAGAAATCGTTGATTTGAGAACTGTTTCTCCATTAGACATCGAAACAATCGTTGCTTCTGTAGAAAAAACAGGACGCGCAGTAATCGTTCAAGAAGCACAACGTCAAGCAGGTGTTGGCGCAATGGTTATGTCAGAAATTGCTGAACGTTCAATTCTTTCATTAGAAGCACCAATTGGTCGTGTAGCTGCTCCTGATACTGTCTTCCCGTTTGGTTTAGCTGAAAATGCTTGGTTGCCAAACGCAACTGATATTTCAGAAAAAGTAAAAGAAATTTACAACTTCTAATTTATTTAGATGAAGAGACGGTAGATGCAATCAATTTAATGCAAAGCGAATTGATTGCATCTCTTTATTTTAATAGCAACACTTAAAATTAGTTCTTGAAAAATAGAATTGCTAATAAAGAAGGGAAGATATCAAAAATGGCTTTTAAATTTAAATTACCAGATGTTGGTGAAGGAATGGCTGAAGGCGAGATCGTAAAATGGTTAGTAGCTGAAGGCGACGAAGTTAAAGAAGAAGATTCAATCGTTGAAATTCAAAACGATAAATCGGTTGAAGAAATTGCTTCTCCGGTTTCAGGTACAGTTAAAAAGATTTTAGTTGAAGAAGGAACTGTTGCAAACGTTGGAGATGTTATTATCGAAATCGATGCTCCAGGTCATGAAGATAATGAAGAAGCTGCAGTACCAACAACAACACCAGAAGCTCCAGCAGCTAATGCTCCAGCTCCAGCAGCTGCACCAGCAAGCGCAGGCGTTTCATTCTACCAATTCAAATTACCAGATGTTGGTGAAGGAATGGCTGAAGGCGAAATCGTAAAATGGTTAGTAGCTGAAGGCGACGAAATTAAAGAAGAAGATTCAATCGTTGAAATTCAAAACGATAAATCGGTTGAAGAAATTGCTTCTCCAGTTTCAGGTACAGTTAAAAAGATTTTAGTTGAAGAAGGAACTGTTGCAATGGTTGGACAAGCAATCGTTGAAATTGATTCTCCTGAACACAATACTGAAACTGCAACACCTGCTACATCACCAGAAGCTCCAGCAGCTGAAAGCGAAGCAAAAGATCCAGCAGCAGGCGCTTCAACAGATTCAAGTGTTGTAAAAACTTCTGACTCTAACAAACGTGTACTTGCTATGCCGTCTGTTCGTCAATTTGCTCGTGAAAACGATGTTGATATCAGCCTAGTTACAGCGACTGGTAAAAACGGACGCACAACAAAAGAAGACGTTGAGAACTTTAAGGAAAATGGTTCAGCAGCTCCAGCAGCAGCTCAAACTACTGAAACAGCTCCAGCAGCAGCAAAACAAGCTCCAGCAGCTAAAGCAGCAGCTCCAGCAAAACCATTCAAATCTTCTCAAGCAGAACTTGAAACTCGTGAACCAATGACAGGCATGCGTAAAGCAATTGCTAAAGCTATGGTCAACAGTAAAGCTACTGCACCGCATGTAACTTTGTTCGATGAAGTAGATTCTACTAAATTGATGGCACACCGTAAACGTTTCAAAGATGTTGCAGCAGCTAAAGGCGTTAAATTAACGTTCTTGCCTTATGTTGTTAAAGCTGTCGTATCTGTTTTACGCAAATACCCTGCTTTAAACGCTTCAATTGATGATTCAACAAACGAAATTGTTTACAAACATTACTTCAATATCGGAATCGCTACAGATACTGATCGTGGATTGTTTGTACCAGTAGTAAAAGATTCTGATGCGAAAAGTATCTTCTCTATCGCAGGTGAAATCACTGAACTTTCTGGCAAAGCTCAAGAAGGTAAATTAGCAGCTGGTGAAATGAGCAATGGTTCTATTTCAATCAGTAACATTGGTTCAATCGGTGGCGGCTGGTTCACTCCAGTTATCAACTACCCTGAAGTAGCTATTTTAGGAGTTGGCCGAATTGCTAAAAAAGCAATCGTAAATGCTGACGATGAAGTAGTAGTAGCACCAGTTATGCAACTGTCATTAAGTTTCGACCACCGTATTATCGATGGCGCAACTGCTCAAAAAGCGATGAATGAATTGAAAACATTGCTTGGCGATCCAGAATTATTATTAATGGAAGGGTAAAGGTGAGCAAAGAATGGTAGTAGGAGATTTCGCAATAGAATTAGATACAGTTGTTATTGGATCAGGCCCAGGAGGCTATGTTGCAGCAATCCGTGCAGCACAAATGGGACAAAAAGTAACCATTGTTGAAAAAGGCAATATCGGCGGTGTTTGTTTAAACGTCGGTTGTATTCCTTCGAAAGCATTGATCAGTGCCGGCCATCATTACCAAGATGCTATGCACTCTGAAACTTTTGGTGTAACTGCTGAAAACGTGGTTTTAGATTTCGCAAAAACACAAGAATGGAAAGACAATAAAGTTGTTAAAACACTTACTAAAGGTGTTGAAGGTTTATTGAAAAAAAATAAAGTTGAAATTTTAAGAGGAGAAGCTTATTTTAACGATGAACACACAATGCGTGTCATGGGTGAAACAGCTGCTCAAACTTATTCATTCAACAATGCCATTATTGCAACTGGTAGCCGTCCAATTGAAATCAAAGGCTTCAAATTTGGCAAACGCGTTATCGATTCAACTGGCGGTTTAGCATTATCTGAAGTTCCTAAAAAATTAGTAGTTGTCGGCGGAGGCTACATTGGTAGCGAACTAGCCGGAGCTTACGCTAACTTAGGCGCTGAAGTTACTATTTTAGAAGGTTCTCCTTCTATTATGCCGACATTTGAAAAAGATATGATTAAATTTGTAACAAATAATTTCGCTAAAAAAGGCGTAACTATTGAAACATCTGCAATGGCTAAAGAAGCTGTTGAAACTGAAGACGGTGTAACGGTTAAATACGAAGTAAACGGTACTGAAAAATCAATCGATGCTGACTATGTAATGGTAACTGTAGGACGTCGTCCAAACACCGATGAACTTGGCCTAGAACAAGCAGGCGTTGAATTAAACGACCGCGGTTTGGTCACTGTTGATGAACAAGGACGTACAAGTGTGAAAAATATTTTTGCTATCGGAGATATTGTTCCAGGCGCTGCATTAGCTCATAAAGCAAGTTATGAAGCTAAAGTTGCTGCTGAAGCAATCTCAGGTAAAAAAGTAGCTGTAGATTATAAAGCAATGCCAGCAGTAGCGTTTACAGATCCAGAATTAGCAGTTGTTGGGCTAACTCTTGCTGAAGCGAAAGAAAAAGGATTAGATGTTAAAGCATCTAAATTCCCGCTAGCTGGTAACGGACGTGCACTTTCATTAAATGCAACAGAAGGTTTTGTACGTTTAGTAACTACTAAAGAAGATGGCGTTTTAGTCGGAGCTCAAATTGCTGGTGTAAGTGCTAGTGATGTGATTGCTGAAATAGGACTAGCTATTGAAGCAGGAATGGTAGCAGAAGATATTGCTTTAACAATCCATGCTCACCCATCTCTAGCTGAAACGGTAATGGATGCTTCTGAACTAGCATTAGGTTTACCTATCCACATGTAAAAACGAATCGTTAAAATATAAAATCTAATCCTAATGGTTTAGTCGTCTTCATTGTTCCAATAAAGACGTGTTTGGACTGAAAAAAGGCCTTTATTCTATAGTGAATAAGGGCTTTTTTTGTATTTAAGGAAAGGCTAGCCAAAGGCTGAAAGTTAAAAATAACCTAATCAATCTAGAGTTTGGTATAATAAAACCAAGGAGTTTTTTAGTTAAAGGTTATAAATAGAATTCATTCTAATTTATTGGTATTATCGGAGGAGATAAAGTGAGGGAAAATCGAAATAAAAAAATAATGATTGCTGGTACAAACGAGACAGCTTATCAATTTGGCTTCTTAAGCATGATGAAATTAAAATTAAGAGAAGTGACTTTTTTTCGATTGCCGCATTTGAAAGAAGAAACTGTAATGGATCTAAAGTATGCAACGTCTTTATTTTCGACTGGTTCATTTGTTGTTGGCAATGAGAAAGATTTTCAAGATACAGATATTTTAGTCATAACGGCAACAGAAGAAAAAATGGAGGATGAAACAGAGTCCAGCTTTTTAAGAAGAAATATCTTATTGGTCAGAAAGATCATCAACCAAGCTATGGCTAACCAGTTTAGTGGCTTAATTTTAATTGCGACTGAACCAACAGATATTTTTACTTATCTAGTATGGAAGTTTTCGGGACTTCCTAAAGAACGGATTTTTGGATTAGGTACTTATATTGATTCGATGTTTTTGCAACAGTTGCTAAGCCAAAAAATGCTTGTTTCATTACGAGATGTCAATGCATTTATTATTGGCGGAAGTTCGGGAAAACATAAAATAGCTGCTTGGAGCCGATCAAACGTAGGCGGAAATCCCATTTTAAGTTTAACAATGGATCCAAACAGCGGTGTTGATCAAGAAGATATGTTTGAAATGGAACAAAAAGTTTTGGAACGAACACTTTTTTCAGAAAAAGCTGAATCGTATTTTACAGATGCTTCCGCTTTGATTAAATTGGTTCAATTCATATTGAACAACGAAGAAGCAATCGTTCCCCTAGTGCATTTAGGAGATATTGAAGGCTTATCTGATATTCCTTTAGCTCTTCCGGTTTCGTTAGGAGAAAATGGCATTCGTAAAGCTACAGGATTTGTTTTTTCGGATTCTGAGAAAAAAGAACTAGTTACAGTGGCTAAGGAAATTAGGCAGCAATTGGATTGGATTGAAAAAGGATAGGAGAGAAAACGATGGACAATAAAAGTTATAGCTATCCAATGGATTATGAATGGTCAAGAACAGAGATGACAGATGTCATCAATTTATGGCGGGCAGTAGAATTAGCTTATGAAGCGGGAATAAGTACCCAAGAATTTTTAACAAAATACCAAAAATTTAAAGAAGTCATTCCCTCTATTGGAGAAGAAAAAAAATGGGGTCGAGAGTTTGAAGCTGTTTCTGGTTATTCTCTTTATCAAGCGGTGAAAGAAGCAAAAGGTACGAATAAAAAAACCTTTCGTTTAGAAAATCGCTGATTAAGAAATTGCCGACTAGTGTGTTGAAAAAAAGAAAGGAAGTGCGCATTTGGAGCAAATAGAAAAAAGAGATCATTTGATCAAAGAATGGATCAAGGAAGCTGCAGCAATTAGCAAAAATTCCTTTAACAATGAACTTATTGTTCAAGAAAAAACAAACCGAACAGACTTGGTGACAAACATTGATAAAGAAATCGAACAGTTTTTTATTCAGAAAATCAATCGCTATTTTCCTGAAGAGCGGGTATTAGGCGAAGAAGGTTCGGGACATCAAATGACGGATTTGAAGGGCATCGTATGGATAATAGATCCAATTGATGGAACGTTAAATTTCGTGAATCAGCAAAATGATTTTGCAATAATGATCAGTATTTATGAAGATGGTGTAGGCCAATCAGGGTATATCTATGATGTTATGCGAGATGAACTCTACACTGCTTACAAAGGACAAGGGGCTTATCTAAATGATCAGAAACTGCCTAGAGTAGAAGATAAAGCTTTGGGTCAAGGCTTGGTTGCTATCAGCTATCGTTTAATGTCTAAAGAAAATAATGAAGCAGCAAAAAAAATCGGAAAAACCAGTAGCGGAGTACGAATGATTGGTTCTGCTGGGCTTGAAACAGTCCATGTTGCTACAGGAAGATTGGTTGCTTACTTAGGAGCGTCGTTAGCTCCTTGGGATATCGCGGCAGGCAAAATTATTGCAGAAGAAGTTGGATTGCTCTACACTCAATTGGATGGTCAACCGATCGATTTGTTAAATAAAAATGCTACGATTGTAGCTACGCCCGCAGTGCATAAAGAAGTAACAGACATTTACCGTAACGAAATTAAATAAATAGGGCTCAACGCATTGAAATATAGAGATGTGGATCAAAATTAGTGAGAAAGCTGGCTTCAGGGTGAATAGCTGGCAGGCGGCCTATTGCTATGAAGCTGGATAATGAAGCGGTTGCATAAAAAAATAATAAAAATATACCGTTCTCATAGATTTTTTTCTTTTCAAAGGGTTGATTTAATGTTAGACTAGACAAGTTGATAGTTGTCTTCATAAGTTTTCAATGCGTTTTCATTCTGAATTGTGCAAAAACTTATGAAAAGTTCAAGTGCATAAATTGGATTGAATAATTTTTATATTGATAGATAGCGAATCAGAAGCAT is a genomic window of Carnobacterium sp. CP1 containing:
- a CDS encoding Cof-type HAD-IIB family hydrolase — protein: MRKKMLFFDIDGTLLNDEKKALPSTKKALKELKENGHEIVIATGRNLSLAQSVIDEFDFDNYIICNGAAGYYHNRLVYENKLDRSEFDRLLKVADTQNHAIIYESAEALRRRHAETNIKMTAAMKSFGAGVPPQDQDYYLHHPMYQGLIFYSDSEKAAYENGQFPKFKFIRWHDSGVDIVPHDGSKAHTILKFAKSQGFDIEDTIAFGDGLNDLEMISEVGIGVAMGNALETVKLRADKITSNCNEDGIYVALKELHLI
- the def gene encoding peptide deformylase translates to MIKMNDIIREGNPTLRLSAEEVTIPINEETKKLGHDMLEFLKNSQDPEMAEKYQLRAGVGLAAPQLDISKRIIAVHIPGTEEDSDEPVLSTVMLNPKVVSHSVQGACLAEGEGCLSVDRDVPGYVPRHSRVTITYVDLNGENQKIRLKNYPAIVVQHEIDHINGIMFYDHINEKAPFQLDETVSILS
- the gdhA gene encoding NADP-specific glutamate dehydrogenase — translated: MEEAKKYIDEVYTKLISRDPNQVEFLQAIQEFFSTIEPVFAAHPEFIEQNILERIVEPERIIQFRVPWTNDQGSVQVNRGFRVQFNSAIGPYKGGLRFHPSVNQSIIKFLGFEQIFKNSLTGLPIGGGKGGSDFDPKGKTDAEVMRFCQSFMTELQRHIGPDLDVPAGDIGVGGREIGYLYGQYKRLNAPHAGILTGKPLLLGGSLARTEATGYGVVYFMKEMLEDKGQTLENKKVVVSGSGNVAIYAIQKVQELGGTVIACSDSTGYIFDPIGIDYATVKQLKEVERKRIAEYVALHPTATYHTGSIWDLEEPYQIALPCATQNEINGRKAEQMLKQGVIAVAEGANMPADLEAIRVYRQARILYGPGKAANAGGVAVSALEMSQNSQRLSWSFEEVDEKLKEIMKAIYYEVRDTAAQYSTKDDFVAGANIAGFIKVAKTMIIQGVI
- the pdhA gene encoding pyruvate dehydrogenase (acetyl-transferring) E1 component subunit alpha, producing MANKKQPVDFEALLSTIDAAFPMVQILDKDGNVVNKDIMPDLSDDQLVELMERMVWSRILHERSMALARQGRLGFYAPTAGQEASQMASYFAFEKEDELFPGYRDIPQLIQHGLPVSQAFLWSRGHADGNKYPADLHAMPPQIIIGAQIIQAAGAGIGLKKRGRQNVAFTYTGDGGSSQGDFYEGMNFAGAYKAPVVFFVQNNGYAISTPRHKQTAATTLAQKAVAAGIPGIQVDGMDPLAVYAVAKQAREWAIAGNGPVLIETVTSRFGPHSTSGDDPTRYRDQESFDYWEQRDPLIRFRNFLTEKGLWSEEKEQALIEKTQEDIKASAKEADQAPKQKVSDFLKSMHEEPTQVIAEQIAAFEAKESK
- a CDS encoding alpha-ketoacid dehydrogenase subunit beta, whose translation is MAQKTMIQAITEALEQEMERDQEILVFGEDVGKNGGVFRATAGLQEKFGEERVSDTPLAESGIGGMAIGLALQGFRPVPEIQFIGFIFEVMDSIVGQAARTRYRMSGTRNLPITIRMPFGGGVHTPEMHSDNLEGLITQSPGIKVVIPSNPYDAKGLLISSIRDNDPVVFIEHMKLYRSFRDEVPEESYTVPLGKAAITREGKDVSVITYGAMVREAIKAADELEKEGISVEIVDLRTVSPLDIETIVASVEKTGRAVIVQEAQRQAGVGAMVMSEIAERSILSLEAPIGRVAAPDTVFPFGLAENAWLPNATDISEKVKEIYNF
- a CDS encoding 2-oxo acid dehydrogenase subunit E2, which translates into the protein MAFKFKLPDVGEGMAEGEIVKWLVAEGDEVKEEDSIVEIQNDKSVEEIASPVSGTVKKILVEEGTVANVGDVIIEIDAPGHEDNEEAAVPTTTPEAPAANAPAPAAAPASAGVSFYQFKLPDVGEGMAEGEIVKWLVAEGDEIKEEDSIVEIQNDKSVEEIASPVSGTVKKILVEEGTVAMVGQAIVEIDSPEHNTETATPATSPEAPAAESEAKDPAAGASTDSSVVKTSDSNKRVLAMPSVRQFARENDVDISLVTATGKNGRTTKEDVENFKENGSAAPAAAQTTETAPAAAKQAPAAKAAAPAKPFKSSQAELETREPMTGMRKAIAKAMVNSKATAPHVTLFDEVDSTKLMAHRKRFKDVAAAKGVKLTFLPYVVKAVVSVLRKYPALNASIDDSTNEIVYKHYFNIGIATDTDRGLFVPVVKDSDAKSIFSIAGEITELSGKAQEGKLAAGEMSNGSISISNIGSIGGGWFTPVINYPEVAILGVGRIAKKAIVNADDEVVVAPVMQLSLSFDHRIIDGATAQKAMNELKTLLGDPELLLMEG
- the lpdA gene encoding dihydrolipoyl dehydrogenase, whose protein sequence is MVVGDFAIELDTVVIGSGPGGYVAAIRAAQMGQKVTIVEKGNIGGVCLNVGCIPSKALISAGHHYQDAMHSETFGVTAENVVLDFAKTQEWKDNKVVKTLTKGVEGLLKKNKVEILRGEAYFNDEHTMRVMGETAAQTYSFNNAIIATGSRPIEIKGFKFGKRVIDSTGGLALSEVPKKLVVVGGGYIGSELAGAYANLGAEVTILEGSPSIMPTFEKDMIKFVTNNFAKKGVTIETSAMAKEAVETEDGVTVKYEVNGTEKSIDADYVMVTVGRRPNTDELGLEQAGVELNDRGLVTVDEQGRTSVKNIFAIGDIVPGAALAHKASYEAKVAAEAISGKKVAVDYKAMPAVAFTDPELAVVGLTLAEAKEKGLDVKASKFPLAGNGRALSLNATEGFVRLVTTKEDGVLVGAQIAGVSASDVIAEIGLAIEAGMVAEDIALTIHAHPSLAETVMDASELALGLPIHM